One genomic region from Amycolatopsis sp. FBCC-B4732 encodes:
- a CDS encoding CocE/NonD family hydrolase — MRAVTSLPHEITVADHVRIPASDGTVLSARIWRPVSSDAEPVPAILEYIPYRKRDLTAPRDSIHHPYLAGHGYACVRVDIRGTGESEGILADEYLEREQLDAEDVLAWIAAQPWCTGDTGMMGISWGAFAALQVAARKPPSLRAIVISSFTDDRFADDMHYMGGCLLSDNVAESGTMFAYATLPPDPAVVGDRWREMWLERLENCSLWIENWLGHQRRDDYWRHASVSENHADVQVLVLASSGWADGYSNAVIRLLAHLDVPRRGLIGPWSHKYPHLGEPGPAIGYLQEVVKWWDHWLRGEENDAMDGPMLRTWLQESVPPSTSYEDRPGRWVGEATWPSPHVQPQRLPLAPHRIARPGESVEDEPLTVSSPLSVGQFSGKWASYSAPPDLPYDQREEDGGSLVFDTDVLTERCEILGSPVVRLEVSADQPVAMVAARLSDVAPDGRATRVTYGLLNLTHRDGHDEPAPLEPGQRRAVEIELNAVAQAFPAGHRIRLSLSTSYWPLAWPPPTPVLLSVHTGHSALELPVRPVGPPEGAPPMPVTALTPGEQRWTVSRDLVDYHSALDIVKDAGTVGFDDLDLEVTRDVRERYTWVADDFCSPVAETAWDVTFARGEWAARSETHTRVSCTDTEFVIDARLDGYEGARRVVSRNWHRRIPRALV; from the coding sequence TTGCGAGCCGTCACCTCGCTGCCGCACGAAATCACCGTGGCGGACCACGTCCGGATCCCCGCGTCCGACGGGACCGTCCTGTCCGCCCGCATCTGGCGGCCGGTCTCGTCGGACGCCGAACCGGTGCCGGCGATCCTCGAGTACATCCCCTACCGCAAGCGGGACCTCACCGCGCCGCGGGATTCGATCCACCACCCCTACCTCGCCGGGCACGGGTACGCGTGCGTGCGGGTGGACATCCGCGGCACCGGTGAGTCCGAGGGGATCCTGGCCGACGAGTACCTCGAACGCGAGCAGCTCGACGCCGAAGACGTCCTGGCGTGGATCGCCGCGCAGCCGTGGTGCACCGGTGACACGGGGATGATGGGGATTTCCTGGGGCGCGTTCGCCGCGCTCCAGGTCGCCGCGCGGAAGCCGCCGAGCCTGCGCGCCATCGTGATTTCGTCGTTCACCGACGACCGGTTCGCCGACGACATGCACTACATGGGCGGCTGCCTGCTTTCGGACAACGTCGCCGAGTCGGGCACGATGTTCGCCTACGCCACGCTGCCGCCCGATCCGGCCGTCGTCGGTGACCGGTGGCGTGAAATGTGGTTGGAGCGCCTGGAAAACTGCAGCCTGTGGATCGAGAACTGGCTCGGCCACCAGCGCCGCGACGACTACTGGCGGCACGCGTCGGTGTCGGAGAACCACGCCGACGTCCAGGTGCTGGTGCTGGCCTCGAGCGGCTGGGCCGACGGCTATTCCAACGCCGTCATCCGGTTGCTGGCGCACCTCGACGTCCCGCGGCGGGGGCTGATCGGGCCGTGGTCGCACAAGTACCCGCACCTCGGCGAGCCCGGGCCGGCGATCGGGTACCTCCAGGAAGTCGTGAAATGGTGGGACCACTGGCTCCGCGGCGAGGAGAACGATGCCATGGACGGGCCGATGCTGCGGACGTGGTTGCAGGAGAGCGTCCCGCCCTCGACGTCCTACGAGGACCGGCCCGGCCGCTGGGTCGGCGAGGCCACCTGGCCGTCGCCGCACGTCCAGCCCCAGCGGCTGCCGCTCGCCCCGCACCGCATCGCGCGGCCGGGGGAGAGCGTCGAGGACGAACCCCTGACGGTGTCTTCGCCGCTGTCGGTCGGGCAGTTCTCCGGGAAGTGGGCGTCCTACAGCGCCCCGCCGGACCTGCCCTACGACCAGCGCGAAGAGGACGGCGGGTCGCTCGTCTTCGACACCGACGTGCTCACCGAGCGGTGCGAAATCCTCGGCTCGCCGGTCGTGCGGCTGGAGGTGTCGGCCGATCAGCCGGTCGCGATGGTCGCGGCGCGGCTGTCCGACGTCGCACCGGACGGGCGCGCCACCCGCGTCACCTACGGGCTGCTCAACCTGACCCACCGCGACGGCCACGACGAGCCGGCGCCGCTGGAGCCGGGGCAGCGGCGCGCGGTCGAGATCGAGCTGAACGCCGTCGCGCAGGCTTTCCCGGCCGGGCACCGGATCCGGCTCTCACTGTCCACTTCGTACTGGCCGCTGGCGTGGCCGCCGCCGACCCCCGTGCTGCTGTCCGTCCACACCGGACACAGCGCGCTGGAGCTGCCGGTCCGGCCGGTCGGGCCGCCGGAGGGCGCGCCGCCGATGCCGGTGACCGCGCTGACGCCGGGGGAGCAGCGCTGGACCGTCTCGCGCGACTTGGTGGACTACCACTCCGCGCTCGACATCGTGAAGGACGCCGGGACCGTCGGCTTCGACGACCTCGACCTGGAAGTCACCCGGGACGTCCGGGAGCGCTACACGTGGGTCGCCGACGACTTCTGCTCGCCGGTGGCGGAGACCGCGTGGGACGTGACCTTCGCCCGCGGCGAGTGGGCGGCGCGCAGCGAGACGCACACCCGCGTGTCCTGCACGGACACCGAATTCGTCATCGACGCGCGGCTCGACGGCTACGAAGGGGCCCGCCGGGTCGTCTCGCGCAACTGGCACCGGCGGATCCCCCGCGCCCTGGTCTGA
- a CDS encoding DUF47 domain-containing protein produces MRFTPRGTRFFDLLTEAARNLVTGSALLRDLVAARPEDREALAKRLHEVEHQGDELTHTIMVELNSSFVTPFDREDIQALAGKLDDVLDFLDTAADLAVLYRVDAFPPGTDVLVRVLCRCAELTASSMPGLAKVGDLEPYWIEVNELENEADRIYRRILAHLFEPGGDALEVLKTKEVVEQFELAADAFEHVADVVQTIAVKES; encoded by the coding sequence ATGCGGTTCACCCCACGGGGCACCCGGTTCTTCGACCTGCTCACCGAGGCCGCGAGAAATCTGGTGACCGGGAGTGCGTTGCTGCGGGACCTGGTGGCGGCCCGTCCCGAGGACCGCGAAGCGCTCGCCAAGCGCCTGCACGAGGTCGAGCACCAGGGTGACGAGCTGACGCACACGATCATGGTGGAGCTGAACAGCTCGTTCGTGACGCCGTTCGACCGCGAGGACATCCAGGCGCTCGCCGGCAAGCTCGACGACGTCCTCGACTTCCTGGACACCGCGGCCGACCTGGCGGTGCTGTACCGGGTGGACGCGTTCCCGCCGGGCACGGACGTGCTGGTCCGCGTGCTGTGCCGGTGCGCGGAGCTGACCGCGTCGTCGATGCCGGGGCTGGCGAAGGTCGGCGACCTCGAGCCGTACTGGATCGAGGTCAACGAGCTCGAGAACGAGGCCGACCGCATCTACCGGCGGATCCTGGCCCACCTGTTCGAGCCGGGCGGGGACGCCCTCGAGGTGCTGAAGACCAAGGAGGTCGTCGAGCAGTTCGAGCTGGCCGCCGACGCCTTCGAGCACGTGGCCGACGTGGTGCAGACCATCGCGGTCAAGGAGTCCTGA
- a CDS encoding zinc-dependent alcohol dehydrogenase, translated as MKAVTWHGKRDVRVEEVPDPKIEESTDAVIRVTSTGICGSDLHLYEVLGAYMTEGDILGHEPMGVVEEVGADVKHIKPGDRVVIPFNISCGHCWMCDRGLQSQCETTQVKEQGKGAALLGYTRLYGQVPGGQAEYLRVPQAQYGPIKVPDGPPDERFVYLSDVVPTAWQAVEYANVPADGTVVVFGLGPIGQMCARIARHRGAAQVIGVDLVPERLARAREHGATALDTRDHKDIGDSIRQLTNGRGADSVIDAVGMEAHGAPVGKLAHNLVNLLPQAIGAKVTEKAGIDRLSVLYAAIDSVRRGGTISLSGVYGGMVDPMPMMELFDKQVQLRMGQANVRHWLDDIMPVLTGDGDPLGVEGFATHKLPLAEAPRAYDIFQKKLDGAQKILLQPNA; from the coding sequence ATGAAGGCAGTGACCTGGCACGGCAAACGCGACGTCCGCGTCGAAGAGGTGCCGGACCCGAAGATCGAGGAGTCGACCGACGCCGTCATCCGGGTGACGTCGACCGGCATCTGCGGTTCCGACCTGCACCTCTACGAAGTCCTGGGCGCGTACATGACCGAAGGCGACATCCTCGGTCACGAGCCCATGGGCGTCGTCGAGGAGGTCGGGGCCGACGTCAAGCACATCAAGCCCGGCGACCGCGTGGTGATCCCGTTCAACATCTCCTGCGGGCACTGCTGGATGTGCGACCGCGGCCTGCAGTCGCAGTGCGAAACCACGCAGGTCAAGGAGCAGGGCAAGGGTGCCGCGCTGCTCGGCTACACCCGGCTCTACGGGCAGGTCCCCGGTGGCCAGGCCGAGTACCTGCGCGTGCCGCAGGCCCAGTACGGCCCGATCAAGGTGCCGGACGGCCCGCCGGACGAGCGGTTCGTCTACCTCTCCGACGTCGTCCCGACCGCCTGGCAGGCCGTCGAGTACGCGAACGTCCCCGCCGACGGGACCGTGGTCGTCTTCGGGCTCGGGCCGATCGGGCAGATGTGCGCCCGGATCGCCCGGCACCGCGGGGCGGCCCAGGTGATCGGCGTCGACCTCGTGCCGGAGCGGCTCGCGCGTGCTCGCGAACACGGGGCCACCGCGCTCGACACCCGTGACCACAAGGACATCGGCGACAGCATCCGCCAGCTGACGAACGGCCGCGGGGCCGACTCCGTGATCGACGCCGTCGGCATGGAAGCGCACGGCGCCCCGGTCGGGAAGCTCGCGCACAACCTGGTCAACCTGCTCCCGCAGGCGATCGGCGCCAAGGTCACCGAGAAGGCCGGCATCGACCGGCTGAGCGTGCTCTACGCCGCCATCGACAGCGTCCGGCGCGGCGGCACGATTTCGCTCTCGGGTGTCTACGGCGGGATGGTCGACCCGATGCCGATGATGGAGCTGTTCGACAAGCAGGTCCAGCTTCGGATGGGGCAGGCCAACGTCCGGCACTGGCTCGACGACATCATGCCGGTGCTCACCGGCGACGGCGACCCGCTCGGCGTCGAAGGCTTCGCCACCCACAAGCTGCCGCTGGCCGAAGCCCCGCGCGCGTACGACATCTTCCAGAAGAAGCTCGACGGCGCCCAGAAGATCCTGTTGCAGCCCAACGCGTAA
- a CDS encoding inorganic phosphate transporter, whose protein sequence is MTGTAALVTVIVLTLVFDYTNGFHDAANAIASAVSTRALTLRAALVLAAVMNLAGALLSTGIAATVAKGIIDVPAGPDALTVVFAALLGAITWNLVTWYFGLPSSSSHSLIGGMVGAALAAASTVHWAGIAEKVLIPMVASPLLGLILGYAAMVAALWLLRRANPHRSGRVFRRFQIVSASALALGHGLQDAQKGMGVIVLALVAAGQQTTFAVPLWVTLVCAAALSLGTYSGGLRIMRTLGRRVFPLDPPHGFVAESVASSVLYVTAFAVKAPISTTHVITAAIMGVGATRRLSAVRWGIARDIVLGWVLTFPAAAAVAAAVYLVADALT, encoded by the coding sequence GTGACGGGGACCGCCGCCCTGGTCACGGTGATCGTGCTGACGCTCGTCTTCGACTACACCAACGGCTTCCACGACGCCGCGAACGCGATCGCCAGCGCGGTGTCGACCCGGGCGCTGACCCTGCGGGCCGCGCTGGTGCTGGCGGCGGTGATGAACCTGGCCGGCGCGCTGCTGTCGACCGGGATCGCCGCGACGGTCGCCAAGGGCATCATCGACGTCCCGGCCGGCCCGGACGCGCTCACCGTGGTCTTCGCCGCGCTGCTCGGCGCGATCACCTGGAACCTGGTCACCTGGTACTTCGGCCTCCCGTCGTCGTCCTCGCACTCGCTGATCGGCGGCATGGTCGGCGCGGCGCTGGCGGCGGCGAGCACCGTGCACTGGGCGGGGATCGCGGAGAAGGTGCTGATCCCGATGGTGGCTTCGCCGCTGCTCGGGCTGATCCTGGGGTACGCGGCGATGGTCGCGGCGCTGTGGCTGCTGCGCCGGGCGAACCCGCACCGCAGCGGCCGGGTGTTCCGCCGCTTCCAGATCGTCTCGGCCTCGGCGCTCGCACTCGGCCACGGCCTGCAGGACGCCCAGAAGGGTATGGGCGTGATCGTGCTGGCCCTGGTGGCGGCCGGGCAGCAGACGACGTTCGCGGTCCCGCTGTGGGTGACCCTGGTGTGCGCCGCGGCCTTGTCGCTGGGCACCTATTCGGGTGGCCTGCGGATCATGCGGACGCTGGGCCGCCGGGTCTTCCCGCTGGACCCGCCACACGGCTTCGTGGCGGAGTCGGTGGCGTCGTCGGTGCTGTACGTGACGGCGTTCGCGGTGAAGGCCCCGATCTCGACGACGCACGTGATCACGGCGGCGATCATGGGGGTCGGCGCGACCCGGCGGCTCTCGGCGGTGCGGTGGGGGATCGCGCGGGACATCGTCCTGGGCTGGGTCCTGACGTTCCCGGCCGCGGCGGCGGTGGCGGCCGCGGTGTACCTGGTGGCGGACGCGCTCACCTGA